The DNA sequence CGACGACGCGACGATCAAGTACTCGACGATTCAGAACTGGTACCCCGGCGACAAGAACGGCAAGGGCGGTATCTACAACTTCGTCACCAAGCGCGGCAAGGCGATGACGAACGCGAAGATCACCTGGACGCAGGTCGAGACCGGATCGGCGATCACGTGGAAGTACCCGAGCTGCATCCTCGCTGGGGACAACTCGGTGGGCGAGTTCTACTCGGTGGCGCTCACCAACCACATGCAGCAGGCCGACACCGGCACCAAGATGATCCACCTCGGCAAGAACACCCGCAGCACGATCATCTCCAAGGGCATCTCGGCCGGCAAGTCCAGCAACAGCTACCGCGGGCTGGTCAAGATCGCCCCCGGCGCCACGGGGGCCCGCAACTACTCGCAGTGCGACTCGATGCTGATCGGGTCCGAGAGCCAGGCCAACACCTTCCCCTACATCGACGTCCAGAACCAGACGGGCAGGGTGGAGCACGAGGCCTCGACCTCCAAGATCGGCGAGGAGCAGCTCTTCTACTTCGCCCAGCGCGGCATCGGCTCGGAGGAGGCCATCTCGATGATCATCAATGGCTTCTGCAAGGATGTGTTCACCCAGCTGCCCATGGAGTTCGCCGTCGAGGCGACCAAGCTGCTGGGCCTCAAATTGGAAGGTAGCGTCGGATGATCGTCCCCAACAGCAACGTCATTCTCGAAGTCCGTGACCTGACGGCCAACGTGGCCGGGGTCGAGATCCTCAAGGGCGTCAACCTGACGATCCGCGCGGGCGAGGTCCATGCGATCATGGGCCCCAACGGCTCGGGCAAGAGCACCCTCTCCAAGGTCCTCGCGGGCCACCCCGACTACGAGATCACCGGCGGGACGGTCCTCTTCCAGGGCAAGAACTTGCTCGAGCTGCCTGCCGACGAGCGTGCCAAGGCGGGCCTGTTCCTGTCGTTCCAGTACCCGGTCGAGATCCCGGGGGTTTCCAACGCCTCGTTCCTGCGCCTGGCCTACAACACGGTGGCCGAGGCCCGGGGCCACGACGAGCTGGACCCGCTCGAGTTCGACGACTTCATCCGCGAGAAGATCAAGGTCGTCGAGATGGACCCCGGATTCCTCGATCGCTCCGTCAACGAGGGCTTCTCGGGCGGCGAGAAGAAGCGCAACGAGATCCTCCAGATGGCGGTGCTCGAGCCCACCCTCGCCATCCTCGACGAGACGGACTCGGGCCTCGACATCGACGCGCTGCGCATCGTCTCGGGCGGCATCAACCAGCTCTCCAACGCGAACAACGCCGTCCTGATGGTCACCCACTACCAGCGCCTGCTCAACTACGTGGAGCCCGACTTCGTCCACGTCTTCGCCGACGGCAAGGTCATCAAGACCGGCGGCAAGGAGCTCGCCCTCGAGCTCGAGAGCCGCGGCTACGACTGGGTGCGCGACGAGCAGAAGGCGACGGTGTAGCCCCATGCCGACCACCGCTGCCCAGAGCGCAGAAAAGCCAGGGCGCGTCCAGGACGCCTTCCTGACGGGCCTCATCGCCCAGAAGCCCGAGCTTTCCGAGCGCCTCTCGGCCCTCACCCTGCCTTCCCCCAAGGACGAGGAGTGGCGCTTCACCAGCCTCGCAGCCCTCAAGGCCACGACCTTCGCCCCGGCCGCCCAGGCCCCCGACGTCACGCTCGAGGACATCGCGCCCTTCATCCTGAGCGAGGCCCAGGCGAGCCGCATGGTCTTCGTCAACGGCCTGCACGCGCCGCACCTCTCGGACGTGAGCGCGCTCGGCCACACCATCGCGTTCGCCTCCGAAAGCTGGGAAGCGACCGAAGACGACGCCTTCGACGCCCTGAACGCCATGTTCGCCACCGCCTCGACCGCGATCACGATTCCCCGCGCGCAGCTTGCGCCCTCGCCCATCCACCTCCTGTTCGTGACCGTGCCGCAGGCCGAGCCCGTGATGGCCTCGCCCCGCGTGCGGGTGACCCTCGAGACCATGAGCGAGGCGACCCTCATCGAGGACTACGTCGCCCTGGGCGACGGCCCCGCCTTCACCAACGCGGCGATCGCGTTCTCGGTGGCCGCCGGCGCGCGCCTCAAACACGTCCGGCTCCAGCGGGAGAACAGGCAGACCCATCACCTGGGCCGCAGCGTGGCGACCCTTTCGCGCGACGCGGTCTACGACGCGCACGCCTTCAGCCTGGGAGGCGCCTTCTCGCGTTACGAGCCGAAGGCCGTCCAGACCGACGAGGGCACCGACGTGCGCATGCACGGCCTCATGCTGCTCTCGGGCGAGCAGCTCGGCGACACCCACAGCACCCTGGACCACGCCAGGCCTCACGGCACGAGCAACCAGGTCCACAAGTGCATCGTGGCGGGCTCGGCCCGCGCGGTCTTCAACGGCAAGATCCTGGTCCGCAAGGACGCCCAGCAGACCAACTCGGCGCAGTCGAGCCGGAACTTGCTGCTCTCGCCCAGGGCCCGCGTCGACGCCAAGCCCCAGCTCGAGATCTTCGCCGATGACGTGAAGTGCGCCCACGGCGCCACCGTCGGCCAGCTCGACCCCGAGGAGGTCTTCTACCTCCAGAGCCGCGGCCTCGGCGAGGCGGAC is a window from the Pantanalinema sp. genome containing:
- a CDS encoding SufD family Fe-S cluster assembly protein, which translates into the protein DDATIKYSTIQNWYPGDKNGKGGIYNFVTKRGKAMTNAKITWTQVETGSAITWKYPSCILAGDNSVGEFYSVALTNHMQQADTGTKMIHLGKNTRSTIISKGISAGKSSNSYRGLVKIAPGATGARNYSQCDSMLIGSESQANTFPYIDVQNQTGRVEHEASTSKIGEEQLFYFAQRGIGSEEAISMIINGFCKDVFTQLPMEFAVEATKLLGLKLEGSVG
- the sufC gene encoding Fe-S cluster assembly ATPase SufC, encoding MIVPNSNVILEVRDLTANVAGVEILKGVNLTIRAGEVHAIMGPNGSGKSTLSKVLAGHPDYEITGGTVLFQGKNLLELPADERAKAGLFLSFQYPVEIPGVSNASFLRLAYNTVAEARGHDELDPLEFDDFIREKIKVVEMDPGFLDRSVNEGFSGGEKKRNEILQMAVLEPTLAILDETDSGLDIDALRIVSGGINQLSNANNAVLMVTHYQRLLNYVEPDFVHVFADGKVIKTGGKELALELESRGYDWVRDEQKATV
- the sufD gene encoding Fe-S cluster assembly protein SufD; this translates as MPTTAAQSAEKPGRVQDAFLTGLIAQKPELSERLSALTLPSPKDEEWRFTSLAALKATTFAPAAQAPDVTLEDIAPFILSEAQASRMVFVNGLHAPHLSDVSALGHTIAFASESWEATEDDAFDALNAMFATASTAITIPRAQLAPSPIHLLFVTVPQAEPVMASPRVRVTLETMSEATLIEDYVALGDGPAFTNAAIAFSVAAGARLKHVRLQRENRQTHHLGRSVATLSRDAVYDAHAFSLGGAFSRYEPKAVQTDEGTDVRMHGLMLLSGEQLGDTHSTLDHARPHGTSNQVHKCIVAGSARAVFNGKILVRKDAQQTNSAQSSRNLLLSPRARVDAKPQLEIFADDVKCAHGATVGQLDPEEVFYLQSRGLGEADARSLLVYAFAAEVFDHIPVPSIKELLRTLVQEQLLATQSDR